TCACCTGGGGTTTGCTGCGCAAGCGCGAAACGAAGACCTACAAGGCACCGATCGACATGATCGGCCTGGCCCTGCTGGTGGTCGGTGTGGGCGCGCTACAGTTCATGCTGGACAACGGCAACGACCACGACTGGTTCGCCTCGCCGATGATCCTGGTGCTGGGCCTCACCGCGCTGGTCTGCATCACCTTCCTGATCGTGTGGGAGCTGCACGCGAAGCACCCGGTGGTCGACCTGTCGCTGTTCCGGCAACGCAATTTCACGGTGGGCGTGGTCAGCTTGTCGCTGGGCATGTTCGCGTTCTTCGGCATCAACGTGGTGTTCCCGCTGTGGCTGCAGATCACCCTGGGCTACACCGCCACCTGGGCCGGCCTGGCCACCGCGCCGGTCGGCGTGCTGGCGTTCCTGATCGCGCCGGTGCTGGGCAAGAACATGCACCGGCTGGACCTGCGCGCGGTGGTGACATTTTCGTTCCTGGTGTTCGCCGGCACCTCCTACTGGTTCTCCACCTTCGACAGCTCGGCCTCGTTCGCCGCCCTGGTGGTGCCACGCTTTGTGATGGGTCTGGCGATCCCGTGCTTCTTCATCCCGCTGAACCAGGTCTACCTGTCCGGCCTGCCGGTGGACCAGATCGCCAGCGCATCGGGCCTGTCCAACTTCTGCCGCACGATCGGCTCCAGCGTGTCCACCGCGGTCATGGTGACGCTGTGGCAGCACCGCGGCGACTCGCACCACGCCAGCCTCACCGAGTACGTCAGCCCGGGCCACCCGGCCACCACCGGGTTCCTCGGTCAGCTGACGCACGGCGGGCTGTCGCACACCCAGAGCCTGGGCCTGATCGATCGGCTGCTGACGCGCGAGGCGCTGACCCTGGCGGTGAACGACGTGTTCTGGGCCAGCGCGATCCTGTTCATGCTGCTGATCCCGCTGCTGTGGTTCGCCAAACCGCCGTTCGGCAGCACCGGCGGCGCGGTCGGTCATTGAACAGCCTGCTCTGGAAATGCTGCGGCCGATGGCCGCAGCATGAAAATCCGCCACTGGCTGGTGCGGCGCAATATCTTCTGCTAGCGTGCGCCGCATGGCACAAGCAAAGCGCACCATCAAGAAGTATCCAAACCGGCGTCTCTACGACACGGAGATCTCCAGCTACATCACGCTGGAAGAGGTCCGCCAGCTGGTCCTGGACAACGAGGACTTCGAGGTCCGCGACGCCAAGACCGGCGAGGACCTGACCCGTTCGGTGCTGTTGCAGATCATCTCCGAGCATGAGGACAAGGGGCAGCCGATGCTGTCGCCGCAGCTGCTCAGCCAGATCATCCGCTTCTACGGCGACTCGCTGCAGGGCTTCATGGGCCCCTACCTGGAGCGCAGCCTGCAGGTCTTCCTCGACCAGCAGAACCAGTTCCGCAGCCAGCTCAACAGCCTGATGGGGCAAACCCCCTGGAACACGCTGAACGATCTCACCGAACGCAACCTCGCCGCATTCCAGGCGCTGCAGCGGGGGCTGATGGACACCGCCGCCAAGGTCATGCCCACCCCGGCGGCGCCCAGCCGCAGCGGCAAGAAATCCGGCTGAGGCACCTGACTCCCACGGCGCGCTTCGGCGCGCCGTTCGTTTGCACCCCATTCTGGTCGCTGCAGCACAGCACGTGCTGCCATGCGGCATGGCACACCGATGACCCCGAACATGACTCGCACCAACCCTTCTTCACGCCTCGCCCTGGTCACCGGCGGCATCGGCGGCCTCGGCACGGAAATCTGCCGTCAGCTGGCCCGCGCCGGGCGCAAGGTGATCGCGCTGGACCTGGCCTCGCGCGCGGAGCGCGTGGCCGCGTTCCACGATGAGGTCGCCGACTTCGGCGGCGCCATCGCGTTCGAGCCGGTCGACGTCAGCGACTTCGACGGCTGCCGACAACTGGTCGAACGGGTCGAACAGCAGCACGGCGGCATCGACATCCTGGTCAACGCCGCCGGCATCACCCGCGACGCCAGTCTGCGCAAGATGACCCCGCAGCAGTGGCACGAGCTGCTGCAGGTGAACCTGGACGGCGTGTTCAACATGTGCCGCCAAGTGGTCGAGGGCATGACCGCGCGCAGCTTCGGGCGCATCGTCAACATCAGCTCGGTGAACGGCCAGACCGGCCAGTTCGGCCAGACCAACTATTCCGCCGCCAAGGCCGGCGTACACGGCTTCAGCATGGCGCTGGCGCGCGAGACGGCGCGCAAGGGCGTCACCGTCAACACCGTCTCGCCCGGCTACTGCGATACCCCGATGGTGGCCGCGGTACCGGACGAGATCCGCGCGCAGATCATTGCCGCCATTCCGGTCGGCCGCCTCGGCTCGCCCGCCGACATCGCCCGCGCCGTGGCCTTCCTCGCCGCCGACGACGCCGGCTACATCACCGGCGCCAACCTGCCGGTGAACGGCGGCTACTTCATGAGCTTCTGAGCCGGCCGGTCGGAACCCACGCCGCCGGCCGCCGCCAACGTCGACCGGCTGCATTGACGCGGACCGGCCTTGGCCGTAATTTCCTGCGATCCGGTTGCCGTCCTGGGGGGGACTTCTCGCATACCGGACCGCAAGACGCACCCAGCGGGTGCGTCTTTCCAATCATGAGGAGGGGAAACACAGATGATGCACAAACCACTCGCCGCGGCGCTGCTGGGCGCCTTCGGCCTGGCCGCCATGTCCGACGCCGGCGCCGCCACGCATACCCGCGTCCAGGCCCAAACCATGGGCCAGATCGCGCCTGCCGCCTTGGCCAGCCGCATCGGCCTGGAAGCCGACGCCTCGTTGTCGCCGCGCCTGCAGGCGCGGACCGCCCACGGGACCTTCAAGACCCGCGAGCAACAGACTTTCCGCGGCGTACCCGTGTACGGCCGCCAGGTCGTGGTGGAACGCGACGGCAGCGGCAGCGTGCTCGGCGTCAGCGGCGAAATTTCTCGCGGTATCAGCCACGACGTCGCGTCGGTCGCCCCCGCCATCAATGGTGCCCGCGCCACCGCCCTGCTGCGCGAACACGCCGGCCTGCTGCCGCTTGGCATCGGCGTCAACGGCATCCAGGACAGCGACATCCAGAACGCGAAGAACGATCTGTACGTCTATGCCGAGGGCAACCGCGCCCGCCTTGCCTACCTCAGCTCGTTCTTCGTCGACCGCGGCAACGGCCCGACGCGCCCGATGGCGATCATCGACGCCAACACCGGCGAAGTGATCCAGGCCTGGGAAGGCCTCACCACCAAGGGCAAGCCGGGCGCCGGCACCGTCACCGGCACGCCCGCGCTCGCCACCGGCGCCGGCGGCAACCTGAAGACCGGCCAGTATTTCTACGGCACCAACTACGCTTCGCTCGCGGTCACCCAGTCCGGTTCCACCTGCTACATGCAGAACACGAACGTGAAGACCAACAACATGGCCGGCAGCACGCGCACGGGTACGTTGTGGAGCTTCATCTGCCCGAACAGCAGCGGCGACGGCGTGAACGGCGCCTATTCGCCGATCAACGATGCGCACCATTTCGGCGGCGTCGTGCACGACATGTACAACACCTGGCTCGGCGCGCCGCCGCTGACCTTCTCGCTGGTGATGAACGTGCATTACGGCCGCAACTACGAGAACGCGTTCTGGAACGGCTCGTCGATGAACTTCGGTGACGGCGCCAGCTACTTCTATCCGCTGACCTCGCTGGACGTGACCAGCCATGAAGTCAGCCACGGCTTCACCGAGCAGCACTCCAACCTGCAGTACTCCGGCCAGTCCGGCGGCATCAACGAGGCGTTCTCGGACATGGCCGGCGAAGCGGCCGAGTTCTATGACCGCGGCGGCAACGACTGGCTGGTCGGCGCCGACATCATGAAGACCGGCACCGCGCTGCGCTGGATGTGCACGCCGACCCAGGACGGCCGCTCGATCGACAACGCCGCCAACTTCACCAGCTCCATGGACGTGCATTATTCCAGCGGCGTCTACAACAAGGCGTTCTGCACGCTGGCGAAGACCACCAACTGGAATACGAAAAAAGCCTTCGAGGTGTTTGCGCGCGCCAATGCGATGTACTGGACGGCCACCTCCACGTTCAACTCCGGTGCCTGCGGCGTGGAAACCGCGGCAGTCGACTACGCCTACACCCGCAGCGACGTGACGGCGGCGTTCAATGCCGTCGGCGTGACCTGCAAGTAAGCAGCCCGCAAGTGCGTGACCCAAGGGCCGGCCCACCTGGGCCGGCCCTTCTCTTTTGCTGCAGCCTCCATGCGGGATCCGCCCGGTGCAGCCCACTTCCCATGGCGCTCCTTTGACACGGAACGGCCTGCCCGGGATTGCAGTCCCGCGGCGCTTGCGGAACAGTGTGCGGACTCCTTCTACGGATCGCAGCATGGCGCAGCAACCCATCACCCTCATCGGCGGCGGCCTGGTCGGCACCCTGCTGGCGCAGCAGCTGGCGCGGCGCGGTTTCGCGGTCGAGGTGTTCGAGAAACGGCCCGATCCGCGGCGCGCAGGCTTTCTGGGCGGCTGCTCCAGCGCATTCGGCAATCGCTCCCGACATTGCTCTACCTCCGGCATCCCTGCCGTCGCCTGCGCCCGCAGCACTGGCCCATCCATGGGCGGCGGCCGCTCGATCAACCTGGCGCTGGCCGAGCGCGGCCTGCAGGCGCTGCGTACGGCGGGGTTGGCCGACGACGTGCTGCAGCGGGCGGTGATGATGCGCGGGCGCATGGTGCACGACCGCGACGGCCGCAGCGCGCTGCAGCGCTACGGCGTGGACGACAGCGAGGTGATCTGGTCGGTTTCGCGCGGCGCGCTGAACATGCTGCTGCTGGACGCGGCCGAGGCCGCCGGCGTGCGCTTCCACTTCGGCCAGTCGCTGACCGGCGCCGATTTCGGGCAGCAGCGCATCCGGCTCGCCGACGAAGCTGGCACGGAACGCGAACGGGACGCTGGCCTGCTGATCGGCGCCGACGGCGCCGGCTCCGCGCTGCGCGCGGCGATGAACGCATATGCGCCGCTGGGCGAACGCATCGAATCGCTCGGCCACGGCTACAAGGAGCTGGAGATCCCGCCGGCCGGCGAGTTGCCGGCGGCGCTGCAGCAGCAGGGCAGCGGCCGCGAGCAGTTCGCGCTGGAGCCGCACGCGCTGCACATCTGGCCGCGTGGCGGCTACATGTGCATCGCGCTGCCGAATGCCGAAGGCAGCTTCACCGTCACCCTGTTCCTGCCGGCGCAGGGCGCCGCGCCGAGCTTCGCGGCGTTGCCTGACGTCGCGGCAGCACGCACCTTCTTCGCCACCGACTTCCCCGACCTGCTGCCGCTGATCCCGCGCTTCGACGAGGATTTCGACAGCCATCCAGTGGGCACGCTGTCCACGCTGTACCTCGAACGCTGGCACTTGGACGGCCGCGCGCTGCTGATCGGCGACGCCGCGCACGCGATCGTGCCATTCCACGGCCAGGGCATGAACTGCGGTTTCGAGGACACCGTGGCGCTGGCCGACCTGCTGGCCGCGGCGCCGGACGACAGCGCCGGGGTGTTCGCCGAATTCCAGCGCGTGCGCCAGCCGAACGCCGACGCGATCGCCGCGATGGCGCTGGAGAACTACGTGGAGATGCGCGACTCGGTGGCCGACCCGCGCTACCTGGCCAAGCGCGAACTGGGCAGCGCGCTGGCCGCGCGCATTCCGGGCCATTACATGGCGCGCTACCGGCTGGTGACCTTCACCCATGTGCCCTACGCCTACGCGCTCGAACGCGGCCGTGCGCAGGACCGCTTGCTGGAACAGCTGCTGCGCGATACGCCGAACGCGGCGGCCGTCGACCTCGACGCCGCGGGGCGGCTGTTCCAGGCGAAACTGGAACCGCTGCCGAGACTGCGCCATGGATGAGGCCCTGCTCGAGGCGTTCCGCGCCACCGCCTACCACGTCTGCCTGGACGCCGTGACGTGGGCGACGATCCGCGTAGACCTGCCGTTGCCGGCCCAACTCGCTGACGCGGTCGGTTCGCGCCCGTGGGCTTTCATCACGGCATGGAATCCGCAGGCGCGCCGACGCCCGCCGGCGGAGAACCTCGTCGCCCAGCGCGAACTGCTGGCCGCGCTGCAGGAGCAGCCCGGCGTCGACGTCCGCCCGGCCATCGGGGTGGGCACCTCCGGCTGGAGTGAACCCAGCCTGTTCGCCATCGGGGCGGACGCCCACACCCTGGACCGGCTGGCCCGCGCCCATGGGCAATTGGCCTACGTGCACGGCGAAGCCAGTGGCGCCGCCCTGCTGCGGCTGCTGGACTGACCCGCACAGCGGCAGCGCGCCGCATGGACAAGCGCCATCGGCATTGCGGACAATCAAGGTGATGACCGCCGCCGATACCGCCCTGCCCCTGCTCGAAGCACGGGCCTTGAGTTTCTTTCGCCAGGATGAGCCGGTGTTCGCACCGCTGGATTTCCGTCTGCATGCGGGCGAGCTGGCCCTGGTCGAAGGCGACAACGGCAGCGGC
This genomic stretch from Rhodanobacter thiooxydans harbors:
- the phbB gene encoding acetoacetyl-CoA reductase, whose protein sequence is MTRTNPSSRLALVTGGIGGLGTEICRQLARAGRKVIALDLASRAERVAAFHDEVADFGGAIAFEPVDVSDFDGCRQLVERVEQQHGGIDILVNAAGITRDASLRKMTPQQWHELLQVNLDGVFNMCRQVVEGMTARSFGRIVNISSVNGQTGQFGQTNYSAAKAGVHGFSMALARETARKGVTVNTVSPGYCDTPMVAAVPDEIRAQIIAAIPVGRLGSPADIARAVAFLAADDAGYITGANLPVNGGYFMSF
- a CDS encoding FAD-dependent oxidoreductase → MAQQPITLIGGGLVGTLLAQQLARRGFAVEVFEKRPDPRRAGFLGGCSSAFGNRSRHCSTSGIPAVACARSTGPSMGGGRSINLALAERGLQALRTAGLADDVLQRAVMMRGRMVHDRDGRSALQRYGVDDSEVIWSVSRGALNMLLLDAAEAAGVRFHFGQSLTGADFGQQRIRLADEAGTERERDAGLLIGADGAGSALRAAMNAYAPLGERIESLGHGYKELEIPPAGELPAALQQQGSGREQFALEPHALHIWPRGGYMCIALPNAEGSFTVTLFLPAQGAAPSFAALPDVAAARTFFATDFPDLLPLIPRFDEDFDSHPVGTLSTLYLERWHLDGRALLIGDAAHAIVPFHGQGMNCGFEDTVALADLLAAAPDDSAGVFAEFQRVRQPNADAIAAMALENYVEMRDSVADPRYLAKRELGSALAARIPGHYMARYRLVTFTHVPYAYALERGRAQDRLLEQLLRDTPNAAAVDLDAAGRLFQAKLEPLPRLRHG
- a CDS encoding M4 family metallopeptidase, encoding MMHKPLAAALLGAFGLAAMSDAGAATHTRVQAQTMGQIAPAALASRIGLEADASLSPRLQARTAHGTFKTREQQTFRGVPVYGRQVVVERDGSGSVLGVSGEISRGISHDVASVAPAINGARATALLREHAGLLPLGIGVNGIQDSDIQNAKNDLYVYAEGNRARLAYLSSFFVDRGNGPTRPMAIIDANTGEVIQAWEGLTTKGKPGAGTVTGTPALATGAGGNLKTGQYFYGTNYASLAVTQSGSTCYMQNTNVKTNNMAGSTRTGTLWSFICPNSSGDGVNGAYSPINDAHHFGGVVHDMYNTWLGAPPLTFSLVMNVHYGRNYENAFWNGSSMNFGDGASYFYPLTSLDVTSHEVSHGFTEQHSNLQYSGQSGGINEAFSDMAGEAAEFYDRGGNDWLVGADIMKTGTALRWMCTPTQDGRSIDNAANFTSSMDVHYSSGVYNKAFCTLAKTTNWNTKKAFEVFARANAMYWTATSTFNSGACGVETAAVDYAYTRSDVTAAFNAVGVTCK
- the phaR gene encoding polyhydroxyalkanoate synthesis repressor PhaR, which produces MAQAKRTIKKYPNRRLYDTEISSYITLEEVRQLVLDNEDFEVRDAKTGEDLTRSVLLQIISEHEDKGQPMLSPQLLSQIIRFYGDSLQGFMGPYLERSLQVFLDQQNQFRSQLNSLMGQTPWNTLNDLTERNLAAFQALQRGLMDTAAKVMPTPAAPSRSGKKSG
- a CDS encoding DUF3293 domain-containing protein translates to MDEALLEAFRATAYHVCLDAVTWATIRVDLPLPAQLADAVGSRPWAFITAWNPQARRRPPAENLVAQRELLAALQEQPGVDVRPAIGVGTSGWSEPSLFAIGADAHTLDRLARAHGQLAYVHGEASGAALLRLLD
- a CDS encoding DHA2 family efflux MFS transporter permease subunit; its protein translation is MAATPNDAAPDAPLQPLHGGPLALLTIAVAFSTFMEVLDMTIVNVSVPHIAGSLGVSPSEGTWTISSYALASAIMQPLTGWLARRFGEVKTFVGSVLLFVIFSMLCGLATSMPVLVIGRLLQGAGSGPMVALSLTLLLSNYPKEKQGIALALWAMTVVVAPIFGPILGGWLTDNFSWPWIFFINLPVGLAAAVVTWGLLRKRETKTYKAPIDMIGLALLVVGVGALQFMLDNGNDHDWFASPMILVLGLTALVCITFLIVWELHAKHPVVDLSLFRQRNFTVGVVSLSLGMFAFFGINVVFPLWLQITLGYTATWAGLATAPVGVLAFLIAPVLGKNMHRLDLRAVVTFSFLVFAGTSYWFSTFDSSASFAALVVPRFVMGLAIPCFFIPLNQVYLSGLPVDQIASASGLSNFCRTIGSSVSTAVMVTLWQHRGDSHHASLTEYVSPGHPATTGFLGQLTHGGLSHTQSLGLIDRLLTREALTLAVNDVFWASAILFMLLIPLLWFAKPPFGSTGGAVGH